Part of the Deltaproteobacteria bacterium genome is shown below.
GGCGATCGGAAGGATCGTGAACCGCACCGAGCGGCAGTACCAGTACACGGACAACGCGGTCAGCACCAGGGCGATCGCGCAGAACTCGAGGACCCCCGCGGCGCCGTCCGCGATGTCCCCGATCTGCTTGGCGAACCCGATGATCTGGATCTCGAACTTCCCGTCCTCGAACTTCTTCCGGACCTTCTCCTCGAGCACCCGGTTGTAGGCGATGTAGTCGAGCTTGTTCCCCTCGCGGTCGACCTCCTCGATCTCCGCGGTGATCATCGCGCTGGTCTGGTCCCGCGACACCAGCGTGCCCACGAACCCGCCCTGGCTCGTCAGCTTCTGGATCCGGGCGATGATCTCGGGGGTGAGCGCCTCCGGGGTGATCGTCCCCTCGATGATCTGGTCCGCCCGGAAACCTTCCTCCGTGATCTCGTTCACGTAGGAGTTGGGGGTCCACAGCGACTGCACGCCCACCCGGTCGACGCTGGGCAGGTACATGACCGCCTGCGTGACGTCGTAGAGGCGCGTCAGCGCCTCCTGGTTCCAGATCGTCCCCTTGCGGGCCTTCACGACGAAGTTCAGCCGGTTGGCGCCGAACAGGTCGCCCCGGTACTTCTCGAACGTATCGATGTATTCGTGCCCGATCGGCATCTGCTTCTCGAAGCCGGCGGACATGTGGAGCTGGAGCGCGAAGACCGCCATGACGGCGGTGAAGGCGCCGATCACCCCCAGCGTTTGCCAGCGGTGGCCGAACAGGAACTTCTCCGCCTTCGCTACGAGCCTGTTCAACAGCACGGTTCCCGACCCCCGCCCCAAAAGGATATTCGGGCGACTTCCGCCGTCCGGTGAATTGGAAAACCTTCCCGGGCCGGCGCCGTTCGAACCGGCGCCGGCCCGGGAAGCCGTCAGAAGTTACGCGTTAT
Proteins encoded:
- a CDS encoding MMPL family transporter codes for the protein MLNRLVAKAEKFLFGHRWQTLGVIGAFTAVMAVFALQLHMSAGFEKQMPIGHEYIDTFEKYRGDLFGANRLNFVVKARKGTIWNQEALTRLYDVTQAVMYLPSVDRVGVQSLWTPNSYVNEITEEGFRADQIIEGTITPEALTPEIIARIQKLTSQGGFVGTLVSRDQTSAMITAEIEEVDREGNKLDYIAYNRVLEEKVRKKFEDGKFEIQIIGFAKQIGDIADGAAGVLEFCAIALVLTALSVYWYCRSVRFTILPIACSITSLVWQFGTLRILGYGLDPLAVLVPFLVFAIGVSHGVQQINFIVRGLAHGKSTEEAARESFSGLLIPGTLALITAIVSFITLVLIPIPMVRELAITASIGVGYKIVTNLVMLPVAASLFTFTKEYADGA